One window of the Pseudomonadota bacterium genome contains the following:
- the rpsK gene encoding 30S ribosomal protein S11, whose amino-acid sequence MARVKKGGKKKLKKNIPIGEAYIQSSFNNTIITITDPQGNVVAWSSGGVVGFKGSRKSTPFAAQLAAENAAKKAMENGMKTVDVFIKGPGAGREAALRALQSAGLKIHLIRDITPIPHNGCRPPKRRRV is encoded by the coding sequence ATGGCAAGGGTCAAGAAGGGCGGTAAAAAGAAGTTAAAAAAGAATATCCCTATCGGTGAGGCGTATATACAATCGAGCTTCAACAACACAATTATAACAATCACTGACCCTCAGGGGAATGTTGTCGCCTGGTCAAGCGGGGGTGTTGTGGGTTTTAAGGGTTCAAGAAAAAGTACACCTTTTGCAGCTCAGCTTGCTGCTGAAAATGCTGCCAAAAAGGCAATGGAAAATGGAATGAAAACTGTTGATGTTTTTATAAAAGGACCTGGAGCAGGAAGGGAAGCAGCACTGAGAGCTCTCCAGAGCGCAGGGCTCAAGATCCATCTTATAAGAGATATAACACCAATACCACACAACGGGTGCAGGCCACCTAAAAGAAGAAGAGTTTAA
- the rpsM gene encoding 30S ribosomal protein S13, whose product MARIAGVDIPRDKRIEIALTYIYGIGRILSNRIIAEAGIDPNKRTNTLADEEIAKIRDIIERNYQVEGDLRKDVSINIKRLMDIGCHRGLRHRKGLPVRGQRTRTNARTRKGPRKTSMKRKK is encoded by the coding sequence GTGGCGAGAATCGCTGGTGTTGATATACCGAGGGACAAAAGAATAGAGATAGCGCTGACCTATATATATGGTATAGGCAGAATACTATCAAACAGGATAATCGCCGAGGCAGGTATTGATCCGAATAAAAGGACAAATACACTTGCCGATGAAGAGATAGCAAAGATCAGAGACATTATAGAGAGAAATTACCAGGTGGAGGGTGATCTCAGGAAAGATGTAAGTATAAATATAAAGAGACTTATGGATATAGGGTGTCATAGAGGTTTAAGGCATAGAAAGGGATTGCCGGTGAGGGGTCAGAGGACGAGAACAAATGCGAGAACAAGAAAGGGTCCAAGAAAGACCTCAATGAAAAGAAAAAAATGA
- the rpmJ gene encoding 50S ribosomal protein L36 has protein sequence MKVKPSVKKRCDKCKIIKRKGILRVICENPKHKQKQG, from the coding sequence ATGAAGGTTAAGCCTTCTGTGAAAAAGAGGTGTGATAAATGCAAAATCATAAAGAGAAAAGGCATATTAAGGGTTATATGCGAGAACCCCAAACATAAACAGAAACAAGGTTAA